Within bacterium, the genomic segment GAACTTCGGGTTCATCATCTTCCAGGCCGCCGGCGCCTATACCGCCGCGGTGATGTCGATGCCGCCCGCGGCGGGCACGTTCCAGCAGTACGTCGGCGGCTGGGGGCTGGCGTTTCCGCTGCCGTGGCTGGGCGCCGCCGTCGTCGGGGGGCTCCTCGCGATCCCCATCGGTCTCGTGGTGCTGCGCCGGCTGCGCAGTGACTACCAGGCCATCGCCCTGCTCGTCATCTCGGTCATCGCCAATACCGTGATCACCAACGCCCGGCCGTTCCTGAACGGCGCCGCGGGGCTGGCCCTCGTGCCGCCCCCGCTGACGGGCCTGATCGACACGAAGACGATCGGGTATCAGTGGCTCTATGTCACGCTCACCGTGCTGGGATGCGCCGCGGCCTACGTCGTCGCGGAGCGGATCGTCAATTCCCCCTACGGCCGGACGCTGCGGGCGATGCGCGAGCGCGAGTTGGCGGCGGCGTCGCTCGGCAAGAATCTCGTGCTCCTCAAGATGGTGATGTTCGTCGTCGGCGGGGTGCTCGCCGGGTTGAGCGGCGCGATCCTCGTCGGGTACATCGGGGTGTGGGCGCCGGCTACCTGGCTCTATCCGGAGACGATCGTCCTGTTTGCCGCCCTGATCGTCGGCGGGCGGGGCAACAACCTCGGCGCGCTGCTGGGCGCGCTCCTGGTGCCGGTCGCGTTCGAGGAAGCCACGCGGTTCATCCCGCAGATCGGTCCCCCGGGGTTCATCCCCGCCATGCAGCGCGTGGCCATCGGACTGTTGATCGTGGGGTTCCTGTGGTTCCGCCCGAGCGGCACGCTGCCGGAGCGGCGGCGGGTCTTCCCGCGGCGGCTGCTGCCGGACGATCACCCGGCGGGACCTTCCCCAGCCCCGCGGCCCGCGGCGGCCTCGTCCGGCGGCCGCGTCGCTGCCGATCCCTCGCTGCCGCTGCTGCGCGCGGAGAATATCGCGCGGCACTTCGAGGGCCTGCGGGCGGTGGACGGCGTATCCCTGGACTTGTATCCGGGGCGGCTCACGGGGCTCATCGGCCCGAACGGCGCGGGCAAGTCCACGCTGCTGGCGGTCCTGGCCGGCACGCTGCCGGCGTCTGGCGGACGCGTCCTCCTGGACGGCCAGGACGTTACGCATCTGCCCGCCTTCCGGCGCGCGCAGCGGGGGTTGGTCCGCACCTTCCAGCTGTCGTCGGAATTCGCCCAACTCACCGTCCTGGAGAACCTGCTCGTCGCCGTGCCCGGGCACCCGGGCGACACGCTCCTCGGCGCGCTGCGCGGCCGGCCGTTCTGGTGGCCCGCCGAGGCCCGGCTGGTCGAGCAGGCGCGGGCGCTGCTCGAGCGATTCCGGATGGGCGCCGCGGAGTCGCAGTACGGGG encodes:
- a CDS encoding branched-chain amino acid ABC transporter ATP-binding protein/permease, which gives rise to MDAGQLYYATTLLVYAGVDVIACLGLNLQFGVSGLVNFGFIIFQAAGAYTAAVMSMPPAAGTFQQYVGGWGLAFPLPWLGAAVVGGLLAIPIGLVVLRRLRSDYQAIALLVISVIANTVITNARPFLNGAAGLALVPPPLTGLIDTKTIGYQWLYVTLTVLGCAAAYVVAERIVNSPYGRTLRAMRERELAAASLGKNLVLLKMVMFVVGGVLAGLSGAILVGYIGVWAPATWLYPETIVLFAALIVGGRGNNLGALLGALLVPVAFEEATRFIPQIGPPGFIPAMQRVAIGLLIVGFLWFRPSGTLPERRRVFPRRLLPDDHPAGPSPAPRPAAASSGGRVAADPSLPLLRAENIARHFEGLRAVDGVSLDLYPGRLTGLIGPNGAGKSTLLAVLAGTLPASGGRVLLDGQDVTHLPAFRRAQRGLVRTFQLSSEFAQLTVLENLLVAVPGHPGDTLLGALRGRPFWWPAEARLVEQARALLERFRMGAAESQYGGSLSGGQRRLVEIMRALMLRPRVLLLDEPMAGVHPSVVDEIASALEGLRDEGLAILMVEHELSMVDRLCDPVIVMAQGRVIGRGSMTALRGQREVVEAYIAG